Proteins from one Loktanella sp. M215 genomic window:
- a CDS encoding response regulator, producing MQAPILVLEDEALIALDIEDTLEGGGFTPVVICHDTHEALKQIDAARPRFAFLDLNLGHGETSLPVARALLTLQVPFVFLTGYTRATVDLPDDMSHVARMSKPFKGADLILAAKKLQANTPN from the coding sequence ATGCAGGCTCCCATCCTGGTGCTGGAGGACGAAGCCCTTATTGCTCTCGACATCGAAGACACGCTGGAAGGCGGTGGATTCACACCCGTCGTCATCTGCCACGATACGCATGAGGCGCTGAAACAGATCGACGCAGCCCGCCCTCGGTTCGCGTTTCTCGACCTCAATCTGGGTCACGGGGAAACCAGTCTGCCGGTTGCGCGCGCGCTGCTGACATTGCAAGTGCCGTTCGTCTTTTTAACCGGATATACGCGGGCGACAGTCGATCTGCCCGACGACATGAGCCATGTCGCCCGGATGTCAAAGCCCTTTAAGGGTGCTGATTTGATTTTGGCTGCAAAAAAACTGCAGGCGAATACGCCAAATTGA
- the ubiA gene encoding 4-hydroxybenzoate octaprenyltransferase, with protein MTQTTGMPEAPSPKGASPKGQVADSAGNWVDTRAPSSWQPYLRLSRLDRPIGTWLLLLPCWWAVALAALATDSFSWFDVWLIAGSAVGAALMRGAGCTWNDITDRHIDGSVARTRSRPIPSGQVSVKQALAWMIVQCGVAFGILLTFPLAAIALGFAALIPVAVYPFAKRFTWWPQVFLGLAFNWGALLLWTAHTGSLGWPAVVLYIGGISWTLFYDTIYAHQDTEDDALIGVKSTARLFGGNSPRWLRGFLVGTLALVTVAVVGACIDRSLPSLLVALLGPWALAWHLTWQLTRFMPDDSAVLLRLFRSNRDAGLLPLPFFACALLL; from the coding sequence ATGACCCAGACCACCGGGATGCCAGAGGCCCCATCTCCGAAAGGCGCGTCCCCGAAAGGACAGGTCGCCGATTCCGCCGGCAACTGGGTCGACACCCGCGCACCGTCGTCGTGGCAACCCTACCTGCGCCTGTCGCGCCTCGACCGGCCGATCGGGACGTGGCTGCTGCTGCTGCCCTGCTGGTGGGCCGTGGCGCTCGCGGCTCTGGCGACCGACAGCTTTAGCTGGTTCGACGTCTGGCTCATTGCAGGCTCCGCCGTGGGGGCCGCCCTGATGCGGGGCGCGGGCTGCACCTGGAACGACATCACCGACCGGCATATCGACGGCAGCGTCGCGCGCACGCGGTCGCGCCCCATTCCATCGGGTCAGGTCAGCGTGAAACAGGCGCTGGCGTGGATGATCGTGCAGTGCGGCGTGGCCTTTGGGATCCTGCTGACCTTTCCGCTGGCCGCCATCGCATTAGGCTTTGCCGCGCTGATCCCGGTCGCGGTCTATCCCTTCGCCAAGCGGTTCACATGGTGGCCACAGGTCTTTCTGGGCCTTGCGTTCAACTGGGGCGCGCTGCTGCTGTGGACAGCACACACCGGATCGCTCGGGTGGCCCGCGGTCGTGCTTTATATCGGCGGGATCAGCTGGACGCTGTTCTACGACACGATCTACGCCCATCAGGACACGGAAGACGACGCCCTGATCGGCGTCAAGTCCACAGCGCGCCTGTTTGGCGGGAACAGCCCGCGCTGGTTGCGCGGCTTTCTTGTCGGGACACTGGCGCTGGTGACGGTCGCCGTGGTCGGGGCCTGCATCGACCGGTCGCTGCCGTCCTTGTTGGTGGCATTGCTGGGACCTTGGGCGCTGGCCTGGCACCTGACCTGGCAGCTGACCCGATTCATGCCAGACGACAGTGCTGTCCTGCTGCGCCTGTTCCGGTCGAACCGCGATGCTGGCCTGCTGCCCCTGCCGTTTTTCGCCTGTGCGCTGCTGTTGTGA
- a CDS encoding chemotaxis protein CheB: protein MPTRSTVPLVGIGASAGGLEALLAMVAHIGPRTGAAYVIVQHLSPKQKSILHELLQDHVDVPVTQIRDGDSILPDHIFVVPPGMVVDIKKDRLHLTARVKEEMPHRPIDTFFQAMAQARGRDAYCVVLSGTGNDGSAGLRAVKNNGGYAFVQESDGARFPGMPDSAIATGLVDFILPVERIATQLAEIIRHRQRLSNENIEPDIKLAIEKALPRFADRLSDVVGHDFSSYKPGTLVRRIERRMSVLRITKVDAFLDVLKDEDEAQLLSQEFLIGVTQFFRDPDAFAALRDTVIPALLDGSQAALRVWVPGCSTGEEAYSIAILFLEEMEARQDRRVLQVFGTDIDTASLTAARYGRFSAAAISGLDPAYVEKYFMDEQDEHRAVPLLREACIFAPHNIIQDPPFSRIDLISCRNLLIYLSSELQRQVVPRFHFALRDTGYLFLGPSEGLSGEDHLFDFVDKTHRIFIKNAKAKTSYSALLDKPRRALSQTAAPPRLPLPASMNRDLSRETGVEREFLRNYAQPFALLTAGGDVIYLSQRMTAFVQPSSGTPSTSIDAFLMPDLRLPVRIALQHCVDTGEVQSVENIVVQTDTNPRIFDIRIGPSGADYILSVTEARAIEVGRIGDVIEQREAVDRDILEAEVIQLRKQLAQTLQETEVSGEELKSFNEELMSMNEELQSSNEELETSREELQSINEELETVNAELQENNRQLTRANSDLKNLFESTDLAVLFLDGQLCVRSFTPSVSKLFGIRVRDIGRPISDLASRIDYPDLKEDADRVDETLESFEREVVIQATGETYILRIKPYRTTDNRLEGYVLSFVDITQRKNYEETLKRNERALERQYAELENLYDTTPVCLALVDRNLSWVRINDTLARINGFPAADHIGKSFHDLLPELAETLTPPYEEVFRTGKPVQGLEIVGETHAVPGETRHWIGDFYPVWQGRDVFAVGVCVREVTEQARMVERIRAQNAQQKMLLAELQHRVKNTLATVSSISKLLLKGIDDPSAYQGRLEDRLAAMSRTHDLLTDGDWKSTTYSQILANETLPYPQGDRVTMRGPDLPLVPRIATSLGMATHELVTNAVKYGALSVEGGRVEVRTIHDASGEDNRAHIIWQEVGGPRIDVPPTRQGFGSIVLKRVLKSDLKATITVDYRPDGLRYEIIFDLEENV, encoded by the coding sequence TTGCCCACGCGCTCTACAGTTCCTCTTGTCGGTATCGGTGCATCGGCTGGCGGGTTGGAAGCGTTGCTTGCGATGGTGGCCCATATCGGGCCGCGCACAGGTGCAGCCTATGTCATTGTCCAACATCTGTCGCCCAAGCAGAAATCGATCCTGCATGAACTGTTGCAGGACCACGTCGACGTGCCCGTCACGCAGATCCGGGACGGCGACAGCATCCTGCCGGATCATATCTTCGTCGTGCCACCGGGCATGGTGGTGGACATCAAAAAAGACCGACTGCACCTGACCGCCCGCGTCAAGGAAGAGATGCCGCATCGCCCGATCGATACGTTCTTTCAGGCGATGGCGCAGGCACGCGGGCGCGATGCCTATTGCGTGGTGCTGTCCGGCACCGGCAATGACGGGTCCGCAGGGCTGCGGGCGGTGAAAAACAACGGCGGCTATGCCTTCGTGCAGGAAAGTGATGGCGCGCGGTTTCCGGGCATGCCGGACAGCGCGATCGCGACAGGACTGGTGGATTTCATCCTGCCGGTCGAACGCATTGCAACCCAGTTGGCGGAAATCATCAGACATCGCCAGCGCCTGTCCAACGAAAACATCGAACCCGACATCAAGCTGGCCATCGAAAAGGCCTTGCCGCGTTTTGCCGACCGTCTGTCGGATGTCGTCGGACACGATTTCTCGTCCTACAAGCCCGGCACACTGGTGCGTCGGATCGAACGTCGGATGTCCGTCCTCCGCATCACCAAAGTCGATGCCTTTCTGGATGTGCTGAAGGACGAAGACGAAGCGCAGCTGCTGTCGCAGGAATTCCTGATCGGCGTGACTCAATTCTTTCGTGACCCCGATGCCTTCGCTGCACTGCGTGACACGGTCATCCCGGCCCTGCTGGATGGCAGTCAAGCGGCGTTGCGCGTCTGGGTGCCCGGCTGTTCGACCGGAGAGGAGGCCTATTCGATCGCCATCCTGTTTCTGGAGGAGATGGAGGCGCGTCAGGACAGACGGGTCCTGCAGGTCTTTGGCACCGATATCGACACGGCGTCGCTGACGGCCGCGCGGTATGGCCGGTTTTCCGCAGCGGCGATTTCCGGTCTGGATCCGGCCTATGTCGAAAAATACTTCATGGACGAGCAGGACGAACATCGCGCCGTTCCGCTGTTGCGCGAGGCCTGCATCTTTGCGCCGCACAACATCATCCAGGACCCGCCGTTTTCACGGATCGACCTGATCTCTTGCCGCAATCTGCTGATCTATCTGTCGTCCGAATTGCAGCGGCAGGTCGTGCCCCGTTTCCACTTTGCCCTGCGTGACACCGGTTATCTGTTTCTGGGTCCGTCCGAGGGGTTGTCGGGCGAAGACCACCTGTTCGACTTCGTCGACAAGACGCACCGCATCTTCATCAAGAACGCGAAGGCCAAGACCAGCTATTCCGCATTGCTCGACAAACCCCGGCGCGCGCTGTCACAGACGGCCGCCCCGCCAAGGCTGCCGCTGCCCGCAAGCATGAACCGCGATCTGTCGCGGGAAACCGGGGTAGAGCGTGAATTCTTGCGCAACTACGCACAGCCCTTTGCGCTGCTCACGGCCGGAGGAGACGTCATCTATCTCTCGCAGCGGATGACGGCCTTCGTGCAGCCGTCCAGCGGGACGCCGTCGACTTCGATCGACGCGTTTCTGATGCCGGACCTGCGTCTTCCTGTGCGCATTGCGCTGCAACACTGCGTCGATACCGGAGAGGTCCAGAGCGTCGAGAATATCGTCGTGCAGACGGATACAAATCCGCGAATCTTCGACATCAGGATAGGCCCGTCGGGTGCCGACTACATTCTGTCCGTCACGGAGGCGCGCGCCATCGAAGTCGGTCGCATCGGCGATGTGATCGAGCAGCGTGAAGCGGTCGATAGGGACATCCTCGAGGCAGAGGTCATTCAGTTGCGCAAGCAACTGGCGCAAACCCTGCAAGAGACGGAAGTCTCGGGCGAGGAACTCAAAAGCTTCAATGAAGAGCTGATGAGCATGAATGAAGAATTGCAGTCGTCGAACGAAGAATTGGAGACCTCGCGCGAGGAATTGCAGTCGATCAACGAGGAACTCGAAACCGTCAACGCGGAGCTTCAGGAGAACAACCGCCAACTGACGCGGGCCAATTCCGACCTGAAGAACCTTTTTGAATCCACCGATCTGGCAGTGCTGTTCCTCGACGGACAGCTCTGCGTCAGAAGCTTTACCCCCAGTGTGTCAAAACTGTTTGGTATACGCGTGCGTGATATCGGTCGGCCGATCTCTGACCTCGCATCGCGGATCGATTACCCAGATCTGAAGGAGGACGCCGACCGGGTCGACGAAACGCTGGAGTCCTTCGAGCGCGAGGTCGTGATCCAGGCGACCGGCGAGACCTACATCCTGCGCATCAAGCCTTACCGCACGACCGACAATCGGCTGGAAGGCTATGTTCTGTCATTCGTGGATATTACTCAGCGCAAGAATTACGAGGAGACGCTGAAACGGAACGAACGGGCGCTGGAACGGCAATATGCGGAACTGGAAAACCTCTATGACACGACACCGGTCTGCCTCGCCCTGGTCGATCGCAATCTGAGCTGGGTCAGGATCAACGACACACTGGCCCGGATCAACGGTTTTCCGGCGGCCGACCATATCGGCAAGTCGTTTCATGACCTGCTGCCAGAGCTGGCGGAGACGCTGACGCCACCTTACGAAGAGGTGTTTCGCACCGGAAAGCCCGTTCAGGGTCTGGAAATCGTCGGCGAGACCCATGCCGTCCCTGGAGAGACGCGCCACTGGATCGGCGATTTCTACCCCGTCTGGCAGGGACGTGACGTCTTTGCGGTCGGCGTCTGTGTCCGGGAGGTGACCGAGCAGGCGCGGATGGTCGAGCGGATCCGGGCGCAGAACGCTCAGCAGAAGATGCTGCTGGCCGAGTTGCAGCACCGGGTCAAGAATACGCTCGCCACGGTCAGTTCGATCTCGAAACTGCTTCTGAAGGGAATCGACGATCCGTCGGCGTATCAGGGCCGTCTGGAAGATCGGCTGGCGGCGATGTCCCGGACCCATGATCTGCTGACGGATGGCGATTGGAAATCGACCACGTATTCCCAGATCCTGGCCAATGAAACGCTGCCCTATCCGCAAGGTGATCGCGTGACGATGCGCGGCCCTGACCTGCCGCTGGTGCCGCGGATTGCCACATCGTTGGGCATGGCGACGCACGAGCTTGTCACCAATGCCGTCAAGTATGGCGCGCTGTCCGTCGAGGGCGGCCGTGTCGAGGTCCGCACGATTCACGATGCCAGCGGTGAAGACAATCGGGCGCACATCATCTGGCAAGAGGTGGGTGGACCACGGATCGACGTCCCGCCGACACGTCAGGGCTTTGGCAGCATCGTTCTGAAACGCGTTTTGAAAAGCGATTTGAAGGCGACGATTACGGTCGATTACAGGCCGGACGGATTGCGCTACGAAATCATCTTCGATCTCGAGGAGAACGTCTGA
- a CDS encoding GNAT family N-acetyltransferase: MMWRVTADNLPAVRARLEVSPHLAMFPLGNLDRYGLDGDAPRAPMLWSDGAAVLCVTREGMVMPFGPPDSAAAMARVLAGRRVRGIIGGRDIARAVQRAASLCDAPAKMDEDEPQFLLSLDALRVPAGAGDLIPLADAPRPMMESWRVAYDVEALGDTEAAALARGSAILDAYLEADSHRVLLVDDQPVAMTGFNTVQPAIVQVGGVFTPPALRGRGYARRAVALHLAQARATGVARATLFASGAAAVRAYAAIGFAQVGDWTLLLFKDDGVTVGG, from the coding sequence ATGATGTGGCGAGTGACGGCGGACAATCTGCCGGCGGTGCGCGCGCGGCTGGAGGTATCGCCGCATCTTGCGATGTTCCCGCTCGGCAATCTTGACCGATACGGTCTGGACGGCGATGCACCACGTGCGCCGATGCTATGGTCCGATGGGGCCGCAGTGCTGTGCGTCACGCGCGAGGGGATGGTGATGCCGTTCGGCCCGCCTGACAGTGCTGCAGCGATGGCCCGCGTGCTGGCAGGGCGCAGGGTCCGTGGAATCATCGGCGGGCGGGATATTGCCCGCGCGGTGCAACGCGCCGCCAGCCTCTGTGACGCCCCGGCCAAGATGGATGAGGACGAGCCGCAATTTCTGTTGTCGCTCGACGCCTTGCGCGTCCCCGCCGGGGCAGGTGACCTGATCCCGCTGGCAGATGCACCACGGCCGATGATGGAATCGTGGCGTGTCGCCTACGACGTCGAGGCGCTGGGCGACACCGAAGCGGCAGCCTTGGCGCGGGGCAGCGCGATCCTTGATGCCTATCTGGAGGCTGACAGCCACCGGGTGCTGCTGGTCGACGACCAGCCTGTGGCGATGACCGGTTTCAACACGGTGCAGCCGGCCATCGTGCAGGTTGGCGGCGTCTTTACGCCACCTGCGCTGCGCGGGCGCGGCTATGCCCGGCGCGCGGTCGCGCTGCATCTGGCGCAGGCGCGTGCGACTGGGGTCGCGCGGGCAACGCTTTTCGCCTCGGGGGCTGCGGCGGTCCGGGCCTATGCGGCGATCGGGTTCGCGCAGGTGGGGGACTGGACCCTGTTGCTGTTCAAGGATGACGGGGTGACGGTTGGTGGCTGA
- a CDS encoding ArsR/SmtB family transcription factor, which translates to MTTNATEAANFLKAISHEGRLMILCHLASGEKSVTELDNLLSARQAAVSQQLSRLRLEGFVVPRRDGKAIYYSLADDRSRRIIDLVYDLFCGRD; encoded by the coding sequence ATGACGACGAATGCGACAGAGGCGGCAAACTTCCTCAAGGCCATTAGTCACGAAGGGCGGCTGATGATCCTGTGCCATCTTGCGAGCGGCGAGAAGTCGGTGACCGAGTTGGATAACCTGCTGTCTGCCAGACAGGCCGCAGTTTCGCAGCAACTCTCTCGCCTAAGGCTTGAAGGATTCGTCGTCCCCCGTCGTGACGGCAAGGCCATTTATTACAGCCTTGCGGATGATCGGTCCCGCCGGATCATCGACCTTGTCTATGACCTGTTCTGCGGCAGGGATTGA
- a CDS encoding glutamate--cysteine ligase, which produces MSIPQTGGGPIESHDQLAEMLSKGCKPKDKWRIGTEHEKFGYIKATHLPLPYEGDVGIKAMLDGMAQRFGWDRVEEGGKIIGLTKDGANVSLEPGGQLELSGAPLETIHQTCDEVNDHLAEVKEIADEMGAGFIGLGAAPEWTHEQMPLMPKGRYKLMDAYMGTVGTHGTQMMRRTCTVQVNLDFSSEADMVQKLRVAIALQPVATALFANSPFFEGKPNGHKSWRSRVWRGLDNSRTGMLPWVFEDGMGFERWVDWVLDVPMYFVYRDGKYIDALGQSFRDFLKGELPALPGEKPLLSDWADHLTTVFPEARIKQFIEMRGADGGPWRRLCALPAFWVGLTYDQGALDAAWDLCKDWTAEQRQALLVASSVDGLQAKVDGIDMHDLARACVNIAHGGLKARAKPGAGGLVADETHFLNALQESIESGQVPADELLAKYHGEWHGDLSRIYPEYSY; this is translated from the coding sequence ATGTCCATTCCCCAAACCGGTGGCGGCCCCATCGAGAGCCATGACCAACTGGCCGAGATGCTGTCAAAGGGCTGCAAGCCCAAGGACAAATGGCGGATCGGGACCGAGCACGAGAAGTTCGGCTACATCAAGGCGACCCATCTGCCGCTGCCCTACGAGGGCGACGTCGGCATCAAGGCGATGCTGGACGGCATGGCCCAGCGATTCGGGTGGGACCGGGTCGAAGAGGGCGGCAAGATCATCGGCCTGACCAAGGATGGCGCGAACGTCTCCCTTGAACCTGGCGGCCAGCTGGAACTCTCCGGCGCGCCGCTGGAGACGATCCACCAGACGTGTGACGAGGTGAACGATCACCTTGCAGAGGTGAAGGAGATCGCCGACGAGATGGGGGCGGGGTTCATCGGGCTGGGCGCTGCGCCTGAATGGACGCACGAGCAGATGCCGCTGATGCCCAAGGGCCGTTACAAGCTGATGGACGCCTATATGGGCACTGTCGGCACGCATGGCACGCAGATGATGCGCCGGACCTGCACCGTGCAGGTCAACCTCGATTTCAGTTCCGAAGCCGATATGGTGCAGAAGTTGCGGGTCGCCATCGCCCTGCAGCCGGTGGCAACGGCGCTTTTCGCCAACTCGCCCTTTTTCGAGGGTAAGCCGAACGGCCACAAATCGTGGCGCAGCCGGGTGTGGCGCGGCCTCGACAATTCGCGCACCGGCATGCTGCCCTGGGTCTTCGAAGATGGCATGGGGTTCGAGCGCTGGGTGGACTGGGTCCTCGATGTGCCGATGTATTTCGTCTACCGCGACGGGAAATACATCGACGCGCTGGGCCAGTCGTTCCGCGACTTTCTGAAAGGCGAATTGCCCGCACTGCCGGGTGAAAAGCCCCTGCTGTCCGACTGGGCCGACCATCTGACGACGGTCTTCCCCGAAGCGCGGATCAAGCAGTTCATCGAAATGCGCGGCGCCGACGGTGGCCCGTGGCGCAGGCTTTGTGCGCTGCCCGCGTTCTGGGTCGGTCTGACCTACGATCAGGGTGCGCTCGATGCGGCATGGGACCTGTGCAAGGACTGGACCGCGGAACAGCGGCAGGCGCTGCTGGTCGCGTCCTCGGTCGACGGCTTGCAGGCGAAGGTCGACGGTATCGACATGCATGATCTGGCCCGCGCTTGCGTCAACATTGCCCATGGCGGGCTCAAGGCGCGGGCAAAGCCCGGTGCCGGAGGCCTCGTGGCCGATGAGACGCATTTCCTGAACGCCCTTCAAGAAAGCATCGAAAGCGGGCAGGTGCCGGCGGACGAATTGTTGGCGAAATACCACGGCGAGTGGCACGGCGATCTGAGCCGCATCTATCCGGAATACTCTTACTGA
- a CDS encoding 16S rRNA (uracil(1498)-N(3))-methyltransferase, which translates to MASKVRLFVEHPLGEGQTVPLDRDRALYLFAVMRLGVGDVLTLINGRDGAWDATVIEGSKRGGVLRADRRTAPQIAPPDLWLMFAPIKKVRTDFIVEKAVELGVARILPIVTDHTNEKARQDKLQAHAVEAAEQCGGTFVPQVAEVARLSAVLDGWDDRRILFCDEGLAGTAAQLDALTPGPWAVLIGPEGGFSADERARLHAMPQAQAVSLGPRILRADTAAVAALTLWQARLGDWR; encoded by the coding sequence ATGGCTTCCAAAGTTCGCCTTTTTGTAGAGCACCCCTTGGGGGAAGGGCAAACGGTTCCGCTGGATCGGGATCGGGCGCTGTATCTCTTTGCCGTGATGCGGCTGGGTGTCGGCGACGTGCTGACCCTGATCAACGGCCGTGACGGGGCCTGGGATGCGACAGTGATCGAAGGGTCCAAGCGGGGCGGTGTCTTGCGCGCGGATCGCCGGACGGCCCCCCAGATCGCGCCGCCGGACCTGTGGCTGATGTTCGCGCCGATCAAGAAGGTGCGCACGGATTTCATCGTGGAAAAGGCGGTGGAACTGGGTGTCGCGCGCATCCTGCCGATCGTGACGGATCACACGAACGAAAAGGCGCGGCAGGACAAGTTGCAGGCCCACGCGGTCGAAGCGGCAGAGCAATGCGGCGGCACCTTCGTGCCACAGGTGGCAGAGGTCGCGCGCCTGTCGGCCGTGCTGGACGGCTGGGACGACCGCCGGATCCTGTTCTGCGACGAGGGTCTGGCAGGGACTGCGGCGCAACTGGACGCGCTGACTCCCGGGCCGTGGGCCGTGCTGATCGGTCCCGAGGGCGGGTTTTCTGCCGATGAGCGCGCCCGATTGCACGCCATGCCGCAGGCGCAGGCCGTCAGCCTTGGCCCACGGATCCTGCGGGCGGACACGGCCGCGGTTGCGGCGCTGACGCTGTGGCAGGCGCGCCTTGGGGATTGGCGATGA
- a CDS encoding type 1 glutamine amidotransferase domain-containing protein, translated as MKVLMILTSHDKLGDTGKKTGFWLEEFAAPYYVFKDAGADITLASPKGGQPPLDPSSDTEDAQTPATDRFKKDDHAQTLLAHTTKLSEIDADGFDAVFYPGGHGPLWDLSEDADSIALIETVTAAGTPLGAVCHAPAVFKNTKGTDGKPLVAGRTVTGFTNTEEEGAGLTAVVPFLVEDMLIANGAKYEKGDDWASFVVTDGKIVTGQNPASSEEAAKRLLTLI; from the coding sequence ATGAAAGTTCTCATGATCCTCACCTCGCATGACAAGCTGGGCGATACGGGCAAGAAAACGGGCTTCTGGCTCGAAGAGTTTGCCGCGCCCTACTATGTGTTTAAGGACGCCGGTGCCGACATCACGCTGGCCTCGCCCAAGGGCGGGCAACCGCCGCTCGATCCCTCGTCGGATACTGAAGACGCCCAGACCCCCGCAACGGACCGTTTCAAGAAAGACGATCACGCGCAAACACTGCTGGCCCATACGACGAAACTGTCAGAGATCGATGCAGACGGTTTCGACGCCGTCTTCTACCCCGGTGGCCACGGTCCGCTGTGGGATCTGTCCGAAGACGCCGACAGCATCGCGCTGATCGAAACCGTCACCGCTGCAGGGACGCCGCTGGGCGCCGTCTGTCACGCACCTGCCGTATTCAAGAACACTAAGGGGACCGACGGCAAGCCGCTGGTCGCGGGTCGCACGGTGACCGGGTTCACCAATACAGAGGAAGAGGGCGCGGGCCTGACGGCCGTCGTGCCGTTCCTTGTCGAGGACATGCTGATCGCCAATGGCGCAAAGTATGAAAAGGGCGACGATTGGGCGTCGTTCGTCGTGACCGATGGCAAGATCGTCACGGGCCAGAACCCGGCGTCCTCCGAAGAAGCCGCCAAACGTCTGCTGACGCTGATCTGA
- a CDS encoding OmpA family protein: MRLSHLFARIGVFLIAAVACTFAARATVAVVEDVSVMSVQEDLVDGDMSWASVLGDGLQVILEGQAPTEAGRFRAISAAGRVVDASRVIDNMTVADSASIEAPEFAVEILRGDSGISIIGLIPTATDRAALDARVKEIAKGAPVTDLLETADYAIPPHWRDAMTYALRALDQLPRSKISVGSDRVTISAIADSAAQKSSFETALARNVPDGVKRSVRITAPRPVISPYTTRFTIDADGARFAACAVDSPEAEQKIMAAAAAAGFTGRSTCVEALGVPSRTWGNAVALAIKAVADIGGGTVTIADTDVTLVGTEETDQDAFDRVAGVLENALPDVYALTVDLPRKAEATAEGPPTFSATRSPEGAVQLRGRVTDDLSNTTAQNYAAAKFGAANVTMGTRVVADLPQDWNVRVLAGIEALAQLSNGAVTVTPDRITVTGNTGDSKAPAIVTNLLIDKLGPEAEADLDITYVKELDPIAGLPTPEECIANIGNVTDGRKILFDPGSATLTSDSQPVLDDIAEILQRCPDIQMRIAGYTDSQGGEDMNQELSKNRADAVLNALRIRRVSVGTFDSVGYGEADPIADNDTAEGREANRRIAFSLIQTVEDPTTLEEVETTTEPAAADDAATETTE, translated from the coding sequence ATGCGTCTGTCACACCTGTTCGCGCGCATCGGCGTCTTTCTGATCGCCGCTGTCGCCTGCACGTTCGCCGCCCGCGCCACCGTCGCCGTGGTCGAGGACGTGTCCGTCATGTCCGTGCAAGAGGATCTGGTCGACGGCGACATGTCTTGGGCCAGCGTGCTGGGAGACGGGCTGCAAGTCATCCTCGAAGGACAGGCCCCGACCGAAGCAGGCCGGTTCCGTGCCATTTCGGCCGCGGGCCGCGTCGTGGATGCCAGCCGGGTGATCGACAACATGACCGTGGCCGACAGCGCCAGCATCGAAGCACCGGAGTTCGCGGTCGAGATCCTGCGCGGCGACAGCGGCATTTCGATCATCGGCCTGATCCCCACCGCGACGGACCGCGCGGCCCTTGATGCGCGGGTGAAAGAGATCGCCAAGGGCGCGCCGGTCACGGACCTGCTGGAAACGGCGGATTATGCAATCCCGCCCCATTGGCGCGACGCGATGACCTATGCCCTGCGCGCGCTGGACCAGTTGCCGCGGTCCAAGATTTCGGTCGGCTCTGACCGGGTGACGATCAGCGCCATCGCCGACAGCGCCGCGCAGAAATCCAGCTTCGAGACGGCTTTGGCCCGCAATGTGCCCGACGGCGTCAAGCGGTCCGTCCGGATTACCGCACCGCGCCCTGTCATCTCGCCGTACACGACGCGCTTCACCATCGATGCGGACGGCGCGCGCTTTGCCGCATGCGCCGTGGACAGCCCTGAGGCCGAACAGAAGATCATGGCCGCCGCTGCCGCTGCGGGCTTTACCGGGCGGTCGACCTGCGTGGAGGCGCTTGGCGTGCCATCGCGGACGTGGGGCAATGCCGTGGCGCTGGCGATCAAGGCTGTGGCCGACATCGGCGGCGGGACCGTGACAATTGCCGACACGGACGTCACACTCGTCGGCACCGAGGAAACCGATCAGGACGCCTTTGACCGCGTGGCTGGCGTTCTGGAAAATGCGCTGCCCGACGTCTACGCCCTGACTGTGGACCTGCCACGCAAGGCCGAAGCAACGGCCGAGGGTCCGCCGACCTTTTCGGCCACCCGCAGCCCGGAAGGTGCCGTGCAGTTGCGCGGCCGGGTCACGGACGATCTGTCAAACACAACGGCGCAGAACTATGCTGCCGCCAAGTTCGGCGCAGCCAATGTCACGATGGGCACCCGCGTCGTCGCGGACCTGCCGCAGGACTGGAACGTGCGCGTCCTGGCCGGGATCGAGGCGCTGGCACAATTGTCCAACGGGGCCGTGACCGTCACACCGGACCGGATCACGGTCACGGGAAACACCGGCGATTCAAAGGCCCCCGCCATCGTCACCAACCTGTTGATCGACAAACTGGGGCCAGAGGCAGAGGCCGACCTCGACATCACCTACGTCAAGGAACTGGACCCGATCGCCGGCCTGCCCACGCCCGAGGAATGCATCGCCAACATCGGCAACGTCACCGACGGGCGCAAGATCCTGTTCGATCCCGGCTCTGCCACCCTGACGTCGGACAGCCAGCCTGTGCTGGACGACATCGCCGAAATCCTCCAACGCTGCCCGGACATCCAGATGCGCATTGCCGGCTACACCGACAGCCAAGGCGGCGAGGACATGAACCAAGAGCTGTCGAAAAACCGTGCCGATGCCGTGCTGAATGCCTTGCGCATCCGCCGCGTGTCGGTCGGCACCTTCGATTCCGTGGGTTATGGCGAGGCCGACCCCATCGCCGACAACGACACCGCCGAGGGGCGCGAGGCCAACCGCCGCATCGCCTTTTCGCTGATCCAGACGGTCGAGGATCCGACCACGCTGGAAGAGGTCGAGACGACAACCGAACCCGCCGCAGCCGATGACGCCGCGACAGAGACCACCGAATAA